Proteins co-encoded in one Bacillota bacterium genomic window:
- a CDS encoding DMT family transporter has protein sequence MSIERAERRGGSKALGVFLAMTTAAAFGSLPVLYKVAYAQGATTAGMLAWRFTLGAGLLVWFCKVRGISLRLSPAMVARLACMGAGYAGFSWLYSASLRYVPAWIGTMLFYHYPVTTIVLAYFILGERLDRATVPALLLSLAGCALILWAPGASGMVGSVRQVHVAGALMAIASGVFNALYSVLARKVAAGVHPAVKSVYIACSAASCYVISMLLSGEWWLPRSPGAWASVAALAGWCTAVPMISLLWALEIIGASRTAILSTVEPAVSAALAVAILGERLAWVQALGGALVVLGALLIRRRTTEA, from the coding sequence TTGAGTATCGAACGGGCCGAACGCCGCGGCGGGTCGAAAGCGCTGGGGGTCTTCCTGGCGATGACCACGGCTGCGGCTTTCGGCAGCCTGCCGGTGCTGTACAAGGTGGCTTACGCCCAGGGCGCGACCACAGCCGGCATGCTGGCCTGGCGGTTCACGCTGGGGGCAGGGTTGCTTGTCTGGTTCTGCAAGGTCAGGGGGATATCCCTGAGGCTCTCGCCGGCCATGGTCGCCCGGCTTGCCTGCATGGGGGCTGGATATGCGGGCTTCTCGTGGTTATACTCCGCTTCCCTGCGATACGTCCCGGCCTGGATCGGGACCATGCTCTTCTATCACTACCCGGTGACGACTATCGTCCTCGCATACTTCATCCTGGGTGAACGCCTGGACCGCGCCACCGTCCCCGCCCTGTTGCTGTCGCTGGCAGGTTGCGCCCTGATCCTCTGGGCGCCTGGCGCCTCAGGAATGGTAGGCTCAGTTCGGCAGGTTCATGTTGCCGGCGCGCTCATGGCCATAGCTTCGGGGGTTTTCAATGCCCTCTACTCGGTCCTCGCCCGCAAAGTCGCCGCCGGCGTGCATCCCGCGGTGAAGTCGGTGTACATAGCGTGTTCCGCTGCATCGTGTTATGTGATCTCGATGCTGCTATCCGGAGAGTGGTGGCTGCCGCGGAGTCCCGGCGCCTGGGCGTCGGTGGCGGCGCTCGCGGGGTGGTGCACCGCCGTGCCGATGATATCGCTCTTGTGGGCACTGGAGATCATCGGCGCCAGCCGCACGGCCATCCTGAGCACGGTCGAGCCGGCCGTGTCCGCGGCCCTGGCGGTCGCAATACTCGGGGAGAGGCTGGCATGGGTTCAGGCCCTGGGCGGCGCGCTGGTAGTGCTGGGCGCGTTGCTGATCAGGCGGCGTACGACGGAGGCTTGA
- a CDS encoding GAF domain-containing protein, with amino-acid sequence MPWVSEDLSRRTNDLQHELEQYRTEEEILYLTAQAVGETTDPQKLLDFLVERLGRRLGATYGHILLLDENKERLHIRATWGVPLRSCAHIKISIGEGITGWVAMTGQPALVADVSEDPRYVESQSDTASEVAVPLRVRGEIIGVLNLEKNTKNGFSDHDCRMLAVAASLAASAIQTARLLQERERRIQTLSLLYEISSGVGGVNNLRETALKVVHAIRGSMKWPLVAVFALDPIEKRVRWLADTMGGDPARDLPGPLVDFGLAEWCAVHGVADIVVDSAVDPRSRGAAGTKSTIVAPLLAGRQVVGCLMAQDFKRGHFGFEDLDMLSAIARDLGVILENARLNEELKRRVRDLSVLYEVASALSSTLEMDRVLNATFDMVGSLLGVERCSLMLVEASTGELVMKAARGADPSMIDRVRFRLGEGLAGWAAREAREVIVPDVSKEPRFIESVFEGPRIVSMACVPLISEGRVIGVLTVASSTPREFSADDTKMLYIIGSRAAVAIENARLHEATRQLATTDCVTSCYNHRHLQELLSVEVQRSLQLGGEVSLIMIDLDRFKDFNDAFGHPAGDELLKMVAQVTSSCLGPGDIVARYGGDEFAIIVPGAGIGKSLGTAESIREAIEGEAFPAGDGRPAAKITASLGLASCPFNATTRAGLVEAADAALYAAKRRGGNSIVVSQARPYVRFEEGTQ; translated from the coding sequence ATGCCGTGGGTATCTGAGGACCTGTCCCGGCGGACGAATGACCTCCAACATGAGCTCGAACAGTACAGGACCGAAGAGGAGATCCTGTACCTGACCGCCCAGGCCGTGGGTGAGACCACGGACCCCCAGAAATTGCTTGATTTCCTCGTCGAGCGCCTGGGCAGAAGGCTCGGGGCAACCTACGGGCACATCCTTCTCCTTGATGAGAACAAGGAACGCCTCCACATCAGGGCTACCTGGGGTGTGCCACTTCGCAGCTGCGCCCACATCAAGATAAGTATCGGGGAGGGCATCACCGGGTGGGTGGCTATGACCGGCCAGCCGGCGCTGGTCGCTGACGTGAGCGAGGACCCGCGGTACGTCGAGAGTCAGTCAGACACCGCTTCCGAAGTGGCCGTCCCGCTCCGCGTGCGTGGCGAGATCATCGGCGTCCTGAACCTCGAGAAGAACACGAAGAACGGCTTCTCCGACCACGACTGCCGCATGCTGGCCGTCGCGGCTTCACTGGCGGCATCCGCGATCCAGACGGCGCGTCTCCTCCAGGAAAGGGAGCGGCGGATCCAGACCCTGTCCCTGCTGTACGAGATCTCGTCTGGCGTGGGCGGGGTCAACAACCTGAGAGAAACCGCACTCAAGGTAGTCCACGCGATACGCGGGTCGATGAAGTGGCCTCTCGTGGCGGTATTCGCCCTCGACCCCATCGAGAAGAGGGTACGCTGGCTCGCCGATACGATGGGCGGCGACCCCGCGAGAGACCTGCCTGGCCCGCTCGTGGACTTCGGCCTCGCCGAGTGGTGCGCCGTCCACGGTGTGGCCGACATAGTGGTGGACAGCGCTGTGGACCCGCGAAGCAGGGGCGCGGCGGGCACGAAATCGACCATCGTGGCCCCGCTCCTGGCCGGACGCCAGGTTGTGGGTTGCCTGATGGCCCAGGACTTCAAGCGGGGGCATTTCGGATTCGAGGACCTGGACATGTTGTCGGCCATCGCGCGGGACCTCGGCGTCATCCTGGAGAACGCCCGCCTGAACGAGGAACTCAAGCGGCGCGTCAGGGACCTGTCGGTCCTCTACGAGGTTGCTTCGGCCCTGAGCTCCACCCTGGAGATGGACCGCGTGCTCAACGCCACGTTCGACATGGTGGGAAGCCTGCTCGGTGTGGAGCGGTGCTCTCTCATGCTCGTGGAGGCGTCCACGGGCGAGCTCGTCATGAAGGCCGCGAGGGGGGCCGACCCCTCGATGATCGACCGCGTGAGGTTCCGGCTCGGTGAGGGTCTGGCCGGGTGGGCGGCGAGGGAGGCCCGCGAGGTCATAGTCCCCGACGTCTCCAAAGAGCCGAGGTTCATAGAGAGCGTGTTCGAGGGGCCCAGGATAGTCTCAATGGCGTGCGTGCCACTCATATCCGAAGGCCGGGTGATCGGCGTCCTGACCGTAGCGAGTTCAACCCCCCGTGAGTTCAGCGCGGATGACACGAAGATGCTGTACATAATCGGCTCGAGGGCTGCGGTAGCGATCGAGAACGCCAGGCTTCACGAGGCCACGAGACAGCTCGCGACGACCGACTGCGTCACATCGTGTTACAACCACAGGCACCTGCAGGAGCTCTTGTCGGTTGAGGTCCAGCGCTCGCTGCAACTGGGGGGCGAGGTCAGCCTGATAATGATAGACCTCGACCGGTTTAAGGACTTCAACGACGCGTTCGGGCACCCCGCCGGTGACGAGCTCCTCAAGATGGTGGCGCAGGTGACATCATCGTGCCTCGGGCCCGGCGACATCGTGGCGAGGTACGGTGGGGACGAGTTCGCTATAATCGTCCCGGGCGCGGGCATTGGCAAGTCCCTCGGTACGGCCGAGTCCATCCGGGAGGCGATCGAGGGCGAGGCGTTCCCCGCCGGGGACGGCCGGCCAGCGGCGAAGATAACGGCGAGTCTCGGTTTGGCTTCCTGCCCGTTCAACGCAACGACACGCGCCGGACTGGTGGAAGCCGCCGACGCGGCGCTTTACGCAGCCAAGCGCCGTGGCGGCAACTCCATCGTAGTCTCCCAGGCGAGGCCGTACGTCAGGTTTGAGGAGGGGACCCAGTAG
- a CDS encoding MATE family efflux transporter: MATQTPRMEDQERPAVDARALRREVLGLAWPASLEMIAYMSIWMVDTAMVGRLGSHALSAVGMAGQVYWTIVWAFAGLGAGTVAITARSYGAGDAVETSRRVTESISVATALALILFGIVRLVAGPASHLISMGEDVQALMREYLVVMSYGALPVLVQMVGSACIRSTGDTRTPLIVSGIANGLNIVGDWALIFGNLGLPALGVRGAAVASVASAALGCILVLIALASGKNGVRLVPRYALGWRRDTVLGLIRLSVPASAEAILMDGARSTQMFIMTALGDVQFAANQVAVVCESLSFMPGYGLAIASSIMVGQSLGARNPVRARQGVRQCLILSIAIMGAMGLLFLTIPGSLVGLFTRQETVAHSAVTVLRLAGLFQPMLATTDVLLGALRGAGDTKTAMRITAFGTWGLRIPLTCLVVRALHMPLAAVWVVNGLEWTARAFLATRAFRAGRWITRDLLSTGSPPQT, translated from the coding sequence ATGGCCACGCAGACACCCAGGATGGAAGACCAGGAGCGCCCGGCGGTCGACGCGCGGGCGTTGAGGCGGGAGGTCCTCGGCCTCGCCTGGCCGGCAAGCCTCGAAATGATAGCCTACATGTCCATATGGATGGTGGATACGGCCATGGTGGGGCGCCTGGGCTCGCATGCCCTGAGCGCTGTCGGCATGGCGGGGCAGGTGTACTGGACGATCGTCTGGGCGTTCGCAGGCCTGGGCGCCGGCACGGTCGCGATCACGGCGCGCTCGTATGGCGCGGGGGACGCCGTAGAAACGTCCCGCCGCGTAACCGAGAGCATCTCGGTGGCTACTGCGCTCGCCCTGATCCTGTTCGGGATAGTCCGGCTGGTAGCGGGTCCGGCGTCGCACCTGATATCGATGGGTGAAGACGTGCAGGCGTTAATGCGGGAGTACCTGGTCGTGATGTCGTATGGGGCGCTACCGGTGCTCGTGCAGATGGTCGGCAGCGCGTGCATCCGCTCAACGGGGGACACGAGGACCCCGCTCATCGTGTCCGGGATAGCTAACGGCCTCAACATCGTTGGCGACTGGGCGCTCATTTTCGGGAACCTGGGGCTCCCGGCGCTCGGGGTGAGGGGCGCCGCCGTAGCCAGCGTGGCCTCAGCCGCGCTGGGATGCATCCTGGTCCTGATCGCGCTCGCCAGTGGAAAGAACGGTGTAAGACTCGTCCCACGGTACGCCCTGGGCTGGAGGCGGGACACCGTGCTCGGCCTGATCAGGCTGAGTGTCCCCGCCTCGGCGGAAGCGATACTGATGGACGGGGCACGGTCAACGCAGATGTTCATCATGACCGCGCTGGGCGACGTGCAGTTCGCCGCAAATCAGGTAGCCGTGGTCTGCGAGTCCCTCTCGTTCATGCCGGGCTACGGCCTCGCCATAGCCTCCAGCATAATGGTCGGCCAGTCGCTCGGGGCCCGCAACCCCGTGAGGGCGCGCCAGGGCGTAAGGCAGTGCCTTATCTTGAGCATCGCCATCATGGGCGCCATGGGGCTCCTGTTCCTCACGATACCGGGCTCACTCGTGGGTCTATTCACTCGGCAGGAGACCGTCGCACATTCGGCTGTCACGGTACTACGGCTCGCCGGGTTGTTCCAACCCATGCTGGCTACTACCGACGTGTTGCTCGGGGCACTGCGTGGAGCGGGCGACACGAAGACAGCGATGAGGATTACCGCCTTCGGGACGTGGGGGCTGCGAATCCCGCTCACCTGCCTGGTCGTCAGGGCATTGCACATGCCCCTGGCAGCGGTGTGGGTCGTGAACGGGCTGGAATGGACCGCGAGGGCCTTCCTCGCTACACGTGCGTTCAGGGCGGGCCGCTGGATCACGAGGGACCTCCTGTCTACTGGGTCCCCTCCTCAAACCTGA
- a CDS encoding radical SAM protein, with protein MGGAVVREIECKSALVKSGIEGVDFVLNPYTGCAHSCVYCYAQFMTRFRPHPEPWGRFVDVKVNFARTLDRESRRLFGRSLCPPGDEPVEVMLSSVTDPYQPVEREYGITRACLKVLSTHSNTSAEPPVVSVLTKSDLVVRDLDVLATLPSVDVGFTVTTPDDRVSATLEPGAPVSSRRLSAMEALSGKGIPTWAFFGPVIPHYSDRPEVILRLFKMFASAGARRVLVDRVNLYPSCLGGLQRAFRNNAAAASRLGFARSRPDEYEAELRALALEAGKEVSLEVEVVF; from the coding sequence ATGGGCGGCGCGGTGGTCCGCGAAATAGAGTGCAAGTCTGCGCTGGTGAAGTCGGGTATAGAAGGCGTCGACTTCGTCCTGAACCCGTACACCGGCTGCGCGCATTCGTGTGTATACTGCTACGCGCAGTTCATGACCCGTTTCAGGCCCCACCCCGAACCGTGGGGTCGCTTCGTGGACGTGAAGGTCAACTTCGCTCGAACCCTCGACCGTGAGAGCCGCCGGCTTTTCGGTCGGTCTCTCTGCCCCCCCGGCGACGAACCCGTCGAGGTGATGCTGTCGAGCGTCACCGATCCATACCAGCCGGTAGAGCGGGAATACGGAATCACCCGAGCTTGCCTCAAAGTGCTCTCCACGCATTCGAACACCAGCGCCGAGCCGCCGGTAGTCTCGGTTCTCACCAAGTCCGACCTCGTCGTGAGGGACCTGGACGTGCTCGCGACGTTGCCGAGCGTGGACGTCGGGTTTACGGTCACAACCCCCGACGACAGGGTTTCCGCGACGCTGGAGCCAGGGGCGCCCGTGTCATCCCGGCGGCTGTCGGCCATGGAGGCGCTGTCGGGGAAAGGCATCCCGACGTGGGCGTTCTTCGGCCCTGTGATCCCTCACTACTCCGACAGGCCGGAGGTCATCCTCCGCCTTTTCAAGATGTTTGCGAGCGCGGGCGCGAGAAGAGTACTCGTGGACCGTGTGAACCTTTATCCCAGCTGCCTGGGCGGACTCCAGCGAGCCTTCAGGAACAACGCCGCGGCCGCTTCGAGACTCGGATTCGCGCGGTCGCGCCCCGATGAGTACGAGGCTGAACTCAGGGCCTTGGCGCTCGAGGCGGGGAAAGAGGTCTCCTTGGAGGTCGAGGTCGTATTCTGA
- a CDS encoding phosphatase, giving the protein MRPVADLHTHTLASSHAYSTIQENARAAREKGLLALATTDHGPRMPHAPEAFYFGNLIVLPETIEGIRVIKGVEANIIDHDGSLDLPERYLKRLELVLVGLHTECLVPSTVEENTTAVVRALQNPLVHILVHSGNPQFPLDYDRVVMAAAECNKVIEINNSSFVRSRLGSKDNCARIARLCKKHGVTVCADSDAHFSAHVGDLDEALRIIEDAGVEPGKVLNLSIERVLGTLRVPTL; this is encoded by the coding sequence ATGCGGCCCGTGGCCGACCTTCACACGCACACCCTGGCCAGCAGCCACGCATACAGCACCATACAGGAGAACGCCCGCGCCGCGAGGGAGAAGGGGTTGCTTGCGCTGGCCACCACCGACCACGGCCCACGAATGCCCCACGCCCCTGAAGCGTTCTACTTCGGCAACCTGATCGTGCTTCCCGAGACTATCGAGGGGATCAGGGTGATAAAAGGCGTGGAGGCGAACATCATCGACCACGACGGGTCGCTGGACCTTCCGGAGAGGTACCTGAAACGCCTCGAACTCGTGCTGGTGGGCCTGCACACTGAATGCCTGGTCCCGTCCACCGTCGAGGAGAACACCACGGCGGTCGTGCGCGCGCTACAGAACCCGCTCGTACACATACTTGTGCACTCGGGTAACCCGCAATTCCCCCTCGACTACGATCGCGTGGTGATGGCGGCGGCCGAGTGCAACAAGGTCATCGAGATCAACAACTCGTCGTTCGTGCGGTCGCGTCTGGGTAGCAAAGACAACTGCGCCAGGATCGCGCGACTGTGCAAGAAGCACGGCGTGACGGTATGCGCCGACAGCGACGCGCACTTCTCGGCGCACGTGGGCGACCTGGACGAGGCTCTGCGGATCATCGAGGATGCGGGGGTCGAGCCCGGCAAGGTGCTCAACCTGTCGATCGAGAGGGTACTCGGCACCCTCCGCGTCCCGACGCTCTAG
- a CDS encoding ABC transporter ATP-binding protein, producing the protein MLAINDLCVFYGRIQALHDVSLAVNQGEIVSIVGANGAGKSTLLWTIMGVNRPRKGGISFEGRPLRPIPDEVASKGIALVPERRRLFANLTVKENLLMGAYLRRRDEGMKEDLERAFTMFPVLKQRINQYAGTLSGGEQQMLAISRALMARPKLLLFDEPSLGLAPALTEEVFRSILEIRQRGTTVILAEQNAFKALEMADRAYVLETGRVTLTGTGAALLENPVVQAAYLGIKTAEGA; encoded by the coding sequence GTGCTCGCCATAAATGACCTGTGCGTTTTCTACGGGAGAATACAGGCATTACACGACGTCTCGCTGGCGGTGAACCAGGGCGAGATAGTCTCCATCGTGGGGGCGAACGGCGCGGGCAAATCCACGCTCCTCTGGACGATAATGGGTGTAAACAGGCCGAGGAAGGGCGGCATCAGCTTTGAGGGCCGGCCACTCCGCCCCATACCCGACGAGGTGGCATCGAAGGGCATAGCGCTGGTCCCCGAGCGGAGGCGCCTGTTCGCCAACCTGACAGTCAAGGAGAACCTCCTGATGGGCGCGTACCTGAGGCGGCGCGACGAAGGCATGAAGGAGGACCTCGAAAGGGCGTTCACCATGTTCCCCGTGCTGAAGCAGCGAATCAACCAGTACGCGGGAACACTCAGCGGCGGGGAACAGCAGATGCTGGCGATAAGCCGCGCGCTGATGGCGCGGCCGAAGCTACTGTTGTTCGACGAGCCATCGCTCGGACTGGCGCCGGCACTCACCGAAGAGGTATTTCGCTCGATCCTCGAGATTCGCCAGCGCGGGACCACGGTGATACTGGCCGAACAGAACGCGTTCAAGGCACTCGAGATGGCTGACAGGGCATATGTCCTGGAGACCGGCAGGGTAACCCTGACCGGCACCGGCGCCGCGCTGCTGGAAAACCCGGTGGTCCAGGCCGCCTATCTCGGCATCAAGACCGCGGAGGGCGCCTAG
- a CDS encoding ABC transporter ATP-binding protein codes for MAFAECRSITRSFGGVVAVKDLTFHVEEGEVLGLIGPNGAGKTTVFNLITGFYRPGAGVIKFKDRTISTLTPPDIVGMGIARTFQNIRLFGNLSALDNVRTALYRHADYGLGPALLRTRRVARTEDGIRELALKYLDEVGLAGRADARASSLPYGLQRKLEIARALALEPRLLLLDEPAAGMNPEESLGLVRLVSALKGKYDLTVILIEHHMDVIMNLCKRIVVLNFGQKLMEGTPAEVQSDPEVIKAYLGEEFARARHK; via the coding sequence ATGGCATTCGCTGAGTGCCGCAGCATAACCAGGTCCTTCGGCGGCGTTGTCGCGGTAAAAGACCTCACCTTCCACGTCGAAGAAGGCGAGGTGCTGGGCCTGATTGGACCCAACGGCGCGGGAAAGACGACCGTGTTCAACCTGATAACCGGCTTCTACAGGCCCGGCGCCGGCGTCATCAAGTTCAAGGACCGGACGATATCCACGCTCACACCGCCCGACATCGTGGGTATGGGCATCGCCCGCACCTTCCAGAACATCCGCCTGTTCGGGAACCTCAGCGCGCTGGATAACGTGAGGACGGCGCTATACAGGCACGCGGATTACGGCCTGGGCCCGGCGCTGCTCAGGACCCGCAGGGTCGCGCGAACCGAAGACGGGATCAGGGAACTGGCGCTCAAGTACCTCGATGAGGTTGGACTTGCCGGCAGGGCGGACGCGCGGGCGTCGAGCCTGCCGTACGGCCTGCAACGGAAACTCGAGATAGCCAGGGCGCTGGCGCTCGAACCGCGGCTTCTCCTGCTGGACGAGCCGGCCGCAGGCATGAACCCCGAGGAATCGCTGGGCCTCGTGAGACTGGTATCGGCACTGAAGGGCAAGTACGACCTCACCGTGATCCTGATCGAGCACCACATGGACGTGATCATGAACCTGTGCAAGAGGATCGTCGTGCTCAACTTCGGCCAGAAGCTCATGGAGGGGACGCCCGCCGAGGTCCAGTCGGACCCGGAGGTCATCAAGGCATACCTGGGGGAGGAATTCGCTCGTGCTCGCCATAAATGA
- a CDS encoding branched-chain amino acid ABC transporter permease has product MYIRGILTVALINIIAATGLSVFTGFTGLFSLGHAAFMAIGAYTAAILTYFYKVPYYVALAAGTAASGAAAAVVGYPTLRTKLRGDYFAIATVGLGEAIRVILENLKITQGARGLPGITQYTTLPVAAALTVVVLFVARNFVVSVYGRNAVAVREDPVAAEMIGVRLLRTKMISLIFSGCCAGLAGGLYAHYLSFIQPVMFTMVQSTQLTAAVVCGGTGSLTGPALAAFLFVVLPELLRAAQMWRLVLYGLLLVLIMVFRPQGLMGFRDITFSTFLPAAGRGKGGAAHGIR; this is encoded by the coding sequence ATGTACATCAGAGGAATCCTGACCGTGGCGCTCATAAACATCATAGCCGCAACCGGCCTGTCGGTGTTCACCGGATTTACGGGGCTGTTCTCTCTGGGGCACGCGGCTTTCATGGCCATCGGCGCGTACACGGCCGCAATCCTGACCTACTTCTACAAGGTTCCCTACTACGTAGCGCTGGCCGCGGGTACGGCGGCGTCCGGCGCCGCCGCCGCGGTGGTCGGTTACCCCACGCTCAGGACGAAGCTGAGGGGCGACTACTTCGCAATAGCGACGGTCGGACTCGGTGAGGCCATCAGGGTGATCCTCGAGAACCTGAAGATAACCCAGGGCGCCAGGGGTCTCCCGGGAATAACCCAGTACACGACCTTGCCGGTTGCCGCGGCGCTCACGGTGGTCGTGCTGTTTGTGGCGAGGAACTTCGTCGTCTCGGTGTACGGGCGGAACGCGGTAGCCGTGCGCGAGGACCCCGTGGCGGCCGAGATGATAGGCGTCCGGCTGCTCAGGACCAAGATGATCTCCCTCATCTTCTCGGGGTGCTGCGCCGGCCTCGCGGGAGGGCTTTACGCGCACTACCTGTCGTTCATCCAGCCCGTGATGTTCACGATGGTGCAGTCCACCCAGCTCACCGCCGCCGTCGTGTGCGGCGGGACGGGCAGCCTCACCGGTCCCGCGCTGGCGGCCTTCCTGTTCGTCGTGCTACCGGAGCTGCTGCGGGCGGCGCAGATGTGGAGGCTCGTGCTCTACGGGCTCCTGCTCGTCCTGATAATGGTGTTCAGGCCCCAGGGGTTGATGGGGTTCCGCGACATCACATTCTCGACGTTCCTGCCCGCAGCGGGCCGGGGGAAGGGGGGCGCGGCGCATGGCATTCGCTGA
- a CDS encoding branched-chain amino acid ABC transporter permease codes for MLQTVVTGLAIGGIYALMAVGYSLVFSILNFSNFAHGTVIMLGAYAGYFVLTLAKAPFPVAIVGSIISGAVIAVANEGLAYRPLRIRNAKPLYFMISAMGVSILLENLVYATIGAHFYSYPHVFEMENVVIGEASIGILDLFALVFSTVAILALHLFLQHTRSGIAIRACSYDMTVASIFGAKLDRVIGLVFLLAGGLAALSGVFLGMKYMVYPTMGWITNKAYVAAVIGGLGSLPGAVIGGVLLGLLETFVSTYISSTIRDVFSFSMLVIFLLVLPTGLLGRNVEEKI; via the coding sequence ATGCTTCAGACTGTAGTCACGGGGCTCGCCATCGGCGGCATATACGCCCTGATGGCGGTCGGGTATTCGCTGGTGTTCTCGATCCTGAACTTCTCGAACTTCGCCCACGGCACCGTGATCATGCTGGGGGCATACGCGGGCTACTTCGTCCTGACCCTGGCCAAGGCGCCGTTCCCCGTGGCCATAGTGGGGTCGATCATATCGGGCGCCGTGATAGCGGTGGCCAACGAGGGCCTCGCGTACCGGCCGCTGCGTATCCGCAACGCCAAGCCGCTCTACTTCATGATCAGCGCCATGGGCGTGTCGATCCTGCTGGAGAACCTGGTGTACGCGACGATAGGCGCGCACTTTTACTCGTATCCCCACGTGTTCGAGATGGAGAACGTGGTCATAGGTGAAGCATCGATCGGGATCCTGGACCTGTTCGCCCTGGTGTTCTCGACTGTGGCAATTCTTGCGCTGCACCTGTTCCTCCAGCACACAAGGAGCGGAATCGCGATACGCGCCTGCTCGTACGACATGACCGTCGCCTCGATATTCGGTGCGAAACTTGACAGGGTGATCGGGCTCGTGTTCCTGCTCGCCGGCGGCCTCGCAGCGCTTTCCGGCGTGTTCCTCGGGATGAAGTACATGGTCTACCCGACGATGGGCTGGATCACCAACAAGGCATACGTGGCCGCGGTCATCGGCGGCCTCGGGAGCCTCCCGGGCGCGGTCATCGGCGGCGTGCTGCTCGGCCTGCTGGAGACGTTTGTGTCAACTTACATCTCGTCGACGATCAGGGACGTATTCAGCTTCTCCATGCTGGTGATATTCCTGCTGGTGCTGCCCACCGGGCTCCTCGGCAGGAACGTCGAAGAGAAGATCTAG
- a CDS encoding ABC transporter substrate-binding protein, which yields MLAGALSGCGQQAQPPKEAPKEAPKEAPKPEVIKIGHAVALTGDASIWGQSESNALKMWVEKINKQGGVNGKQIQLVAYDTRADSVEAVNVVKRMIEQDKVVAIIGAAQSGVTIAMTSVTEPAKVPVIATTATNPAVTVKDGQLKPFTFRVCFIDPFQGTVAAQFASTKLNAKKAAILYDVGSDYSSWLGQYFTEAFEKMGGKVVAKEAFRSGELDYRAMLGKIKKENPDVIFIPTAQKEAALAMKQARDLGFKGTFLGGDNWGSPDIVTLGGKAVEGQYFVNLASMDDPDIQGFIKEYKEKYNAEPVLPNPVMAVDCLIALVEAIKKAGTEGPAIAKALEGTADLQVLTGKLTIDPKTHNPLNKPAIIQQIKDGKFVFAEKYVTK from the coding sequence ATGCTCGCGGGCGCGCTGTCGGGCTGCGGCCAGCAGGCGCAGCCTCCCAAGGAGGCTCCAAAGGAAGCCCCCAAAGAGGCTCCGAAACCCGAGGTAATCAAGATCGGGCACGCGGTGGCGCTCACCGGAGACGCCTCGATCTGGGGTCAGTCCGAGAGCAACGCGCTCAAGATGTGGGTTGAGAAAATCAACAAGCAGGGCGGCGTAAACGGAAAGCAGATCCAGCTCGTAGCATACGACACGAGGGCGGATTCCGTCGAGGCCGTCAACGTCGTCAAGAGGATGATCGAGCAGGACAAGGTCGTCGCGATAATCGGCGCCGCGCAGAGTGGTGTGACCATCGCCATGACATCCGTCACCGAACCGGCGAAGGTGCCCGTGATCGCGACCACCGCGACGAATCCCGCCGTGACCGTGAAGGACGGGCAGCTCAAGCCGTTCACCTTCAGGGTTTGCTTCATCGACCCGTTCCAGGGCACGGTGGCCGCGCAGTTCGCATCCACGAAGCTCAACGCCAAGAAAGCCGCCATCCTGTACGACGTGGGGTCCGACTACTCGTCGTGGCTCGGCCAGTACTTCACCGAGGCGTTCGAGAAGATGGGCGGCAAGGTAGTCGCGAAGGAAGCGTTCCGTTCAGGCGAGCTCGATTACCGTGCCATGCTCGGAAAGATCAAGAAGGAGAACCCCGACGTCATATTCATACCGACCGCCCAGAAGGAAGCGGCGCTCGCCATGAAACAGGCCCGCGACCTCGGGTTCAAGGGAACGTTCCTGGGCGGCGACAACTGGGGTAGCCCCGACATCGTCACGCTCGGCGGAAAGGCCGTGGAAGGACAGTACTTCGTGAACCTTGCCTCCATGGACGACCCGGACATCCAGGGGTTCATCAAGGAGTACAAGGAGAAATACAACGCCGAACCCGTCCTCCCCAACCCGGTCATGGCGGTCGACTGCCTGATCGCTCTGGTTGAGGCCATCAAGAAAGCCGGCACTGAAGGGCCCGCGATAGCGAAGGCGCTCGAGGGCACGGCGGACCTCCAGGTCCTGACCGGCAAGCTCACGATCGACCCGAAGACCCACAACCCGCTCAACAAACCCGCCATCATCCAGCAGATCAAGGATGGCAAGTTCGTGTTTGCGGAGAAGTACGTGACCAAGTAA